From Hermetia illucens chromosome 6, iHerIll2.2.curated.20191125, whole genome shotgun sequence, one genomic window encodes:
- the LOC119659598 gene encoding protein pygopus: protein MTHNLGMAPYRLPGPGICPPDFKPPSESSQLTSAPSNPKKRRKTSSAPANPLPSQPPPSPQDLLPPPLTGYGDTIVASNPFDDTPPNPPPMSHSLGHMGMQGGGGMNPHIHHPMGVPQMRGMSPLGMGNMSPMGSMGAMGPGSMQCGGPLPPHMNSRGGGMSPMGGMPPGAAMGGMSPMGNMGPSLSPMGPMGGMSPMGGPPNSHMGMNPNMGPNGNRSIGSPMSGGPIGSPMNSLPMGSPMGNAMGSPLGGPPGHMNNGQMGPPMHSPLGNGPSHMPGPRMNVPNGAIPTSGPMPHQMNPMGPGPGPGNNPMTSSTQMTTTNSINTMGGSIGGGAGGPIGNAMVGPHPHSPMNHQNVPMAPQQGGGGPGGLMNSGHHPMNAGMGHGGIAMGPMAPIAPGHMGHLGGPGSGMGGPMNGPPNPMGGPPGMFGPKPMSVSAGKVYPAGQPMVFNPQNPNAPPIYTCGSCHKEVNDNDEAMFCESGCNFFFHRTCSGLTEAAFQLINKECFAEWCCDKCLSSKSIPIVKFKC from the exons ATGACACATAATTTAGGAATGGCACCGTACAGATTGCCAGGGCCTGGGATATGCCCGCCCGACTTCAAACCGCCTTCAGAATCATCGCAACTCACCTCGGCGCCCAGCAATCCGAAGAAACGTCGGAAAACGTCTAGTGCACCTGCCAATCCATTGCCTTCACAACCACCCCCGTCGCCACAAGATTTACTCCCGCCTCCACTGACGGGATATGGTGATACGATAGTTGCATCGAATCCTTTTGACGACACGCCCCCGAACCCACCACCGATGAGTCATTCGCTTGGTCACATGGGAATGCAAGGGGGCGGTGGCATGAATCCACACATTCACCATCCTATGGGCGTACCACAGATGCGAGGAATGAGCCCTTTAGGAATGGGCAATATGAGTCCAATGGGAAGTATGGGAGCGATGGGGCCTGGCAGTATGCAATGCGGCGGCCCACTACCACCACATATGAATAGTAGGGGAGGTGGTATGAGTCCAATGGGTGGAATGCCCCCTGGTGCTGCAATGGGCGGAATGAGTCCCATGGGAAATATGGGGCCGAGTTTATCACCGATGGGGCCTATGGGCGGGATGTCGCCGATGGGTGGACCGCCTAACTCACACATGGGAATGAATCCAAATATGGGTCCAAACGGCAATCGATCGATAGGAAGCCCGATGAGTGGTGGACCGATAGGGAGCCCCATGAATTCACTACCGATGGGTTCACCTATGGGAAATGCGATGGGCAGCCCGTTAGGTGGTCCCCCAGGACATATGAACAATGGACAAATGGGCCCTCCAATGCACAGTCCCCTGGGGAACGGTCCCAGCCATATGCCCGGGCCGCGAATGAACGTTCCAAATGGTGCTATCCCAACAAGTGGTCCAATGCCACATCAAATGAATCCCATGGGTCCAGGACCCGGACCAGGCAATAATCCAATGACATCATCGACTCAAATGACGACAACGAACAGTATAAATACAATGGGCGGTTCGATAGGCGGCGGTGCGGGTGGCCCAATAGGAAACGCAATGGTTGGACCCCACCCGCATTCACCGATGAACCACCAAAATGTTCCTATGGCGCCCCAGCAAGGAGGTGGCGGACCGGGAGGACTAATGAACAGTGGCCATCATCCCATGAATGCAGGAATGGGACATGGCGGCATAGCAATGGGCCCCATGGCCCCGATCGCGCCAGGCCATATGGGACACTTGGGTGGCCCAGGAAGTGGGATGGGCGGCCCCATGAATGGCCCACCTAATCCAATGGGAGGACCTCCTGGTATGTTCGGACCGAAACCCATGTCAGTGAGTGCAGGAAAAGTGTATCCAGCCGGACAGCCGATGGTCTTCAACCCGCAAAATCCTAACGCCCCGCCTATATATACATGTGGCTCGTGTCATAAAGAAGTGAACGACAACGATGAAGCGATGTTTTGTGAATCTGGAtgtaatttcttttttcatag AACGTGTAGTGGCTTAACGGAAGCTGCATTTCAACTGATCAATAAGGAATGCTTCGCCGAATGGTGTTGTGACAAGTGCTTGTCTTCCAAGTCTATACCAATAGTTAAATTTAAATGTTAA